TGGCCGATGTCCCCGCGGGCCAGCGCCACGTGGAGGTCCGCACCGCCTCGCCAGCCCCGGGGCAGGTGGAGCTGAGCGTGCAGGACTCGGGAGGAGGGATCGAACCGTCGCGGCTGGCCCTCCTCTTCGAGCCCTTCTACTCCACCAAGGAGCAGGGGCTGGGCATGGGGCTGTCCATCAGCCGCTCCATCGTCGAGGCGCATGGTGGCCGCCTCCATGCCGAGAGTCCTCCGGGACAGGGGGCTCTGTTACGGTGCGTGTTTCCCGCGGCCCACACGGAGTCCCTGCCATGACACAAGCCCCCGCCACCATCTTCCTCGTGGACGACGATGAGTCCGTGCTGCGGGGGCTGGGGCGGCTGCTGCGGGCCTCCGGCCATGCCACGAAGCCCTTCTCCTCGCCCTCCGAGTTCCTCGCACAGCTGTCCGGGGACACGCCGGGCTGCGCCGTCCTGGACCTGCGGATGCCGGGGCTGAACGGGCTGGAGCTGCAGCAGGCCATGGAGTCCCGGGGCTGCCACCTGCCTGTCATCTTCATCTCCGGCCACGGGGATGTGCCGGCCAGCGTCAGGGCCATGAAGGCCGGCGCCGTGGACTTCCTCCTCAAGCCCTTTGATGAGCAGCAGCTGCTGGGAGCCATCTCCCAGGCCCTGCTCAAGGACGCGGCGGCCCGCGCCGGCCGCGCCGAGACCGCCGCGCTGCAGGCCCGTCATGCCGTCCTCACCTCCCGCGAGCGCGAGGTCTGCGCGCTGGTGGCCCAGGGGCTGACGAACAAGGAGGTCGCCCATCGGCTGGGCACCGCCGAGAAGACCATCAAGGTGCATCGCGCCCGCGTCATCCAGAAGCTGGAGGTGGACTCGGTGGCGGAGCTGGTGCGGTTCGTCGACCGGCTGGGCCTGGGCTGAGCCCGCGCGGTGTAAGCACTAGGGCCAATATCCCCGCTGTAGCACCCAGAGTAGAGGAACCTTCATGTCATATTTGTTTTTGAGATGGCTCACGGCGTCAGCCACCGCATTGCGCACCGGGTTGGTGCTGGGACTGGCCGCCAGCACCCTCGCCGCTTGTCGCGACGACAAACCGTCGCCCAGCGTGCCGCCGGTGGCCCGCAGCGTCAGCCTCGAGACGGTGGAGGACACGCCCCTCGCGGTGCAGCTGCCGGCCAGCGGCAACGGGGCACTCACCTTCACCATCGTCGACGCACCGGACCACGGCACGTTGAGTGAGATCGGCGCCAACGGCGCCATCACCTACACCCCGGGCGCCGACTACAACGGCGAAGATGCGCTCGTCTATCGTGCCACCAACAGCCAGGGCCAGAGCGCCCAGGGCACGGTGACCCTCACCATC
This DNA window, taken from Corallococcus coralloides DSM 2259, encodes the following:
- a CDS encoding response regulator transcription factor, whose protein sequence is MTQAPATIFLVDDDESVLRGLGRLLRASGHATKPFSSPSEFLAQLSGDTPGCAVLDLRMPGLNGLELQQAMESRGCHLPVIFISGHGDVPASVRAMKAGAVDFLLKPFDEQQLLGAISQALLKDAAARAGRAETAALQARHAVLTSREREVCALVAQGLTNKEVAHRLGTAEKTIKVHRARVIQKLEVDSVAELVRFVDRLGLG